DNA from Elaeis guineensis isolate ETL-2024a chromosome 2, EG11, whole genome shotgun sequence:
AGggttttattttttaatgctaCACTAAGCAATACTTTAACTTTCTGATCCGAATATTCTTTTTATTGAAAACATTCCTACTTCAGGATCTATCTGGCCGTCCTCACTTGAGTTATGATTTAAGCATCCCTACTGAAAGGGTTGGGACATATGACACGCAGGTAATTGCAATCCATTCTCATTGATCGTGTTTATTGCCTTTCTGCATGTTGTGTTGTTGTGCAAAAGATTGTGATCTTTCCTTCCTGATTTCCTTTATCCTTAATAACTTTGTTATTTTCTGTGTATGTGCTGTGGAAAATTCAGTGGATTTCCATTTTCTTTATTATCATTTTAATATTGTAGGTAATATCTTGTGGTTGCTTTTTTCCTTGTGCACATGATGTGTAAAAATTTGTGGACTACCATTTTCATTATAGGTGGAATCTCTTGGTCCCCCACTCCTTTCTCTTTCTAAGATTTGCTATTGTGACTGcttgataattgatccactattttttttttttttcaatgcacTCAGCCTCCTAAAATCAGAGGAGCTTGGCTGACCTATAAAACCATTTTACCTTCATGACCATCCAAATGTTTCCCCTTTATGCTCCTTGCAACAAATATTGATCATCATTTATCAAATTGATGCCATATCAACCACCTGAACTCATTGCACTTCTCCAGGTGAAGAATTAGAATGGtgtttccaaaaaaaaattagcagAAGGAAAAGACGAATTTAGAAAATTTAACATTTCCTTGAGAATTTCTTACAGATTTCATAATACTTCTTGGatctatattttaatatatttttaaaatacattTCAAATGAACCACCCAAATCAACAATTCATTTTGCATTTAAGCTTCCTAACCTAATTCATAACACAAATACAATCTTTTGTAGTAAGAATTACTCAAAAACTCAACTTGCATGGTCAATTAACTTATCACCTCTTGAGAAAATTGAGTAGCGAGAGAACCTAACTAGCAAACTCAAAACCTGTTATATGTTTTTCCTTAGTCAGGTTTATAACACAGCACTGACACCTTGATCCACTCTTTTATATTTCTCATGTTCAAATATTTTCAACTTTGAATATGAAAAGCAAACCCATCAGATGGACTCCTGAAGCCTACTTCCATATTATTCATGATTTATAACTTTTATCTTTTGGTTCAGGTCGCTATTAGTTTTAGGCATGTGCACCGCACATGTGATCATTTACCTTGTTAGGTGCATGATGGTTAGAACTCAACTATTAGTGTTTCCTTGTACAACTATATCTGAATGATGATTCAGAATTATATGCATAGTTCTTTTTCAATTTATGTTATACTTAGGATTTCATGCAACTAACATTGTAATTAAAGTTACAGGCATTGACTGTTTTAAAAGATGCCACCTTGGCAACCTAGATAGCTCGCTTAGGCAATGTCCCCTAGGCACCCCCACCTTAGCATTTAATATCAAGTTTGAGTGTATAGGATGAGCTCAATTTATGAATTGGCATTGGACATTGCTGAATTGATCTGTCATTGTCTTATTACATCTTATTCGATGTTTTATGTTTCATTTGTTAGGCCATGTTTTCCAGGtctattcttatatttattatttttgggcTGCCTTAACATCTAGGCACCAATTTAGCATCACCTTGCTTACTTCTACCACTTATACCGCGTACAGACTTCGGAAACATGCATGTGATAACCCATGTGGATGGGGAGGTGAAAACTATCTGAGCTGACAAGGTCAGAAGAGAGATTAGTATATATTCTGTTATCAAAATATAAGTAAATTAAAGTAGTTTCTTTATTCAAGTGCTGAAAATAGAGAGTTAAAAGTCGTCATTTCTAAATATCAATTGCTTTTGCACATTTTCTCATCACATCACCTGAACCTTCAAACCAATAATCATCTTTTCTTCTGTCCAGTTTCCTAGTCTTCTATGCCTTTTCTTCAGTAGGAACTATACTATGCAACTActgcttttactttcttctttcttttcttttcaatcttTTGCTATAACCTGAACTTATACatgttgtttgaaactttgaTTAGCTGGTGGAACATTTCTTTCAGTCTCTGGTGAACACGTCTGGGATGACTCTTCACATTCGTCAGGTGCATGTTCAATATTTTCTGCTCCAATTTCAATATTCTCTTAGCAAATGTTTTCTTGAATTGAAATTTTCTTTTCCAGTTTCCTCAGATTATTAATCATCATTTCAGTGCATCAAGAAATTGAACTTGTTGGTCATTAACTTGAATCATATTTCAATACATCTGCATATCTGAAACTTCTATTAGTTGGCATGAAGTTAAGAACATGAATTGAGATGTTAATTTAATCTGGTTTTGTAGCTTGCTGGTAAAAATTCACACCATATTATTGAGGCAACTTTCAAGGCCTTCGCAAGAGCTCTTCGACAAGCAACAGAATTTGACTTGCGTCGTCGCGGGACTGTGCCTAGGTTTGTTTATCATGTTTACTTTGGAATTGTGGCAACATTTTTCCCTGAGATGATCTTCAGTTGATTTCTGTTCTTTTGATTTGTTGACAACTTTGATCATAACATAATAATATATCATAGCTCTTTGACTTCTAAAGCCAAGAAAAATGAATGATAAATGAAAGTCAAGCAATCAATACTGTTGCGTATTTATTATTTCCTTTAATGCTTGAAAGTTAAAAACAAATCCTACACGTTTTTATATGTCCGTAAAGTTATTGATGAAGGATAAATTATAGTTTAATTTGATGGAACATAAGCAATGTATCGCCCAATCTTCGACACTTTACAAGGCCATTTCCTTGCTTATTGGATGTTATCTGTATGGGCCTAATTATTAGTCTCTCACATGAGTGAATTAACTGTGCTCCAAACATAGTATCGTTAGTTCTCTCTAACACCATTTCAATAATGGTGTTGCTTTGCTTGCTGGGATGTAGCTTAGGGGTTGCATCCTACCATTGGAAGGAGGCCCTGGGTTCAAACCTTGGTAAGTGTTTCCCAAGAGTTTGTCCTTGGTAATTCTAATTGGTTGTGCTCCCAGTGTtttcaaaagaaaaggaaaaacaaaaaaaatgaagacAGTAATCTTcacaagaaaataataaaaaaaagaagagaggggggAGGATTTGTGGTTTTGGTCAAGAATGTTGAGGCGTATTCTTTATTTCAAGCTATAGGACCCACCATGCGTCCAAATATAACACTCACCAACTTATCGGTGGGCATCTTGGCAAGCAGAATACCAATCATGTATGCCATTCCTTAAGAGTAAATCCATGTAAACCAAATAAACAATATAATGCTTGACCAAACAATCAGCATGAATGTACGATATTTTAAATGCAGCTGAATGGTTAATCTGAGGCATCTAATTAATGCAGCTGAATAGTTAATCTGAGGCATCTAATTAATATGTTGGTTGTTAAAGAACTTCCCAAAGATGACTTTGCATAGTGGTTATAGTCATGGTCAAGAGAAGTCCTATACTAACTTGCAAAATCGTGCTTCTTGTTATTCATGGAAATGGAGTTTTGTGAATTTTCTATTGTTTACTCAACATGTATGTTCCTTCTAAAGCTCCCATTGAAACCTTTGTAACGTGAGTGCTTATTCAATCAGGATTCAATTGGGTGAATTATATTATTCTTGAACCTTGAAGACTAAGGCTTTTTGGTATCGTTGTAATATGCATAAACACAGTCAATAAAATAACCATGTGGGAAATTATTGCCATCACTCATTCGACCTATTAGTTTTTGTTGGGTTAGCTTTATTGAAGCTTTATCATGACTTATGTGCCATTATCACCCTTGAAGAGCTTTTCTTGAATATACGTTTCAGatataattttcttttcttttcttcttcttcttcttttttttttttttttttgatacaagcaGATATAACTTTCAATAGAATGCCATATGCATTACTTAGATTGAGTATGCTCATCCTGCTTTCTTCCAAAGTTGAACAAAATTTTGTGTAAAAGGCTAAGCATGCAGCAATGAGTTTCTATTCTTTAGCCTTTTGTCATGAGATTTACTTGACAAAAACCTATAACTGCACATAACTTTTGCATATTCTGAAAATGCAGCTCAAAAGGGGTTCTTTCACGTTCCTAGAGGTCCCAAAGTGAATATTTTAGGAACATGATATATTCCTTGACATTTAATGTGGCCTGCCGTCTGTGCATTTGGTTTCTGATCAGAGAAAAGAAAGACGTGTGGGCTCTCTGTGTCAGCTTGTATCAGTCCTCTCCAGCAATTCATGCCTTTTTTGTTCTACCCCAAGAGCTAATGTGTGGCATGAGGAGCAATGAGGGGTCAGAACATGATATTATGATAAGCCAAATCTGTTATAATTTAATGGATATCTTATGATAGGCCAAATCTGTTATAATTTAATGGATATTTTATGACACAATGTATGCTTTAAATTATGTTGCAATAGCTTTGTATTATAACATTGTCATCGAATGGCACTTCGCTGGTTATGTCTTTGAAGGTATAAAGATGGTTCATGATGCTTTTGTATCATTCCAAGTTATTATGACATAAGGTGAAACCATCCTCTTGCCATAGAGTAGGTGCTAGGCCAATTGCCTAGCTATTGTATGGTATGTAAAACTCCACGAGGCTAGTCTGCATTTAGGGCTTGTTTTGGCTGCCTGAAGGTTAGATTTTCCTGGAGAGTAGACCTTCCACTCCTCTATGAATAGAAAATCCTGAAATTTAACTTAAACTGCTTGGTAAACATCTGCTTATCCCAACACTTGCAGGGTCTGTAGTCTTCTCTGGCTGGCTGGAAGGGAGTATGATATTTTAGGATGTTTGGTTCGtaatcaaaattgaaatggaaATGAGAATCGCAATGGCttgaaatcgaaattggaatgatcaaatcttttagagcgtttggttcatgatcgaaatcagaattgaaatgaaaatttgaatctttaTGGAGGATaaggattgagttttatataaattgagtcattctcattccatcctagaatcgaaatcggaatggaatttttttcaaccaaacggttggaatagaAGTCATCCATTTCGACTCCAGATCCTTACTCCCCTCAACTAAGCATCTTCTTTATTTAAAGAGCTATCTTGGTTTCTCGTTCCTGCTCCTCAAAGTcagcccttttttctttttcttttgttggaaCAATCTTTTCTTTGCTCTTTATAAATAACCTGTTGAAGAATTTTAACCGGCTAGGCCCATTTTCACCAAATTATGCTGATAAACGTACTGGACCTATAACAATTGAATTACATTCCGAACAAAAAAAAATGCCATTTAATTTATAAGAATGTGGTTAGCTGCTCCATACAAGATGACTTCAAATACTTAAAACTTGAATTGTTGACATAAACTGTGTTTGGGAACATTTAGACAAGGTTGGATGTTTtggaattcaaaaaaaaaaaaaatgataaactcAGAAAAGATTCAGGAGAagtaaatcaaacaaataaataatatttcaccaaaaaataaattaaataaataaaactatTATGTACAAATATTTTAATGGTGTTGTGTTATTAGAATAATTTAAGAAATTATATTCAATCCGGTCAAGAAAGTGATTAAAGGGAAAAAAAATGATGTTTAAGAATTtctaaatttgagaaaaaaatggaGACTTTAGGAAATAGAAAAGTAGGCAAGAAGTGCCTTGCGGGAGGAGTTTGGCAACTTTTGGTTAAAACCAAGACATAATCAACAACGGAGAACCAGCGTGACAAAAGGGAAAGAAACCAATCGAAATTAAACCACCTGTTTATAAACACTAAATAACCATTGGTTGATCCCTAGAACCTTCCCTCCTGTGTTAAACCAGAGAAAATTTAAATATTAGTCTTGGTTGGGGTGCGCCAGGCCCGCGCGGCAGTGCAACGCATGGGCGACGCACAAGGGTCCCGATAGCAAGCTACCGTAGCGGACCCTCCCccacaaaaaattaatttaatatcatagtgGGCCGATGGCCCACGTATCAGATATTAAACTGATAAGAACAGATACTACACTTGATCTTAGCCAAAAGGCCGAGAAAGGTATGATCTCATCGGCCGCACAAGTGCTTCGTTTATTCTAAGCGGTATCCTCCTCCGCACTTCTtctaccgatgtgggactaaaagacTGGCTCAGCCGACTGGCCGTTCCTATACGTTTGTGAAAGATTGCGACCGTAGGCCCGAGACAAACAACGCACGGCGGCCATCCGATCGTTGAGGACTTGGAGGTGCGACGctttttttcatctttccttctttcttcctttctttttctgcttcttattttttctttttttttgctcgttaggaaaaaaaaaaaacttccaaaAGGTTCCAGTTATATCttttgtgcaaaaaataaaaataaaaatgattgatcttctttcacaaAATGAACAATTGAATCGTATTATACACAATTTTCAAAACACTCTAATCTTGTTGATCCATCTGCAGATTATGAGGCTGATATCGTGTTTTGAAAATTGCATAAAGCACGGTCCAATGGTTCACCTAGCAAAAGAAGATTAATCATCCCTCCATGCAAAGAAACAATCtgtacatctattttttatagataaatattataaaaaaatgatCAACTTTTTCATTGATCAACTTATCCATTTTTTTATGACTAACTTATCCATATTCTCGTACTTTTTAAGATAGATAAGCTACTTTTTCATAGATAATATTTAtccatgaaatgaaaaaaaaaaattatttacttaaGGATAGTTAAATCATTTTTCCCTCGACCTCAAAAATAATTTCTTTAATTCATTCTTAATATACccttaaccttataataatataatatattatattatattattatataataatatttatataatatattataatatattatttattataataatatcttataataatatattataatagtatattataaataatatttatataataaaagatattataaaaaatatggatgaatcttaacAATTTATGTAGGAAACTAGAAATGCAAAAGAATATAAGTAAtagatttttgaattattttttaatatataaaaaaatatgaataaattattttttatttaaatattgtctgaaaaatttttatccaaatcAGATCATGTTCACTTtgttatgtattgtacatgaaccTAGCCCATAAGGGATGGTGGCAATTGCTTGGTTACCGCCTTGATAGCACATCATGGAGGGGTGGAGCATCGAGCTGAAAAATATTTAGAAACAACTACATTATAAATAATTACAAAAAAAGTCagtaaaaatctatttttatatatgaatatatccgaataattttgtataaaatttgagcatccaactaatatccatatgtatccaaaaaaaaatagatgcggATATAGATAGGCAACCATCCAATCTCTCAATATATGATTTTGTGTACAAGTTAAAAACCACTGCCCAGACAATTATACAAGAAGGTTATTTACTATAGCAAAAGAAATAAGATTTTACAACAAGGAAGTTTTGTTTGCATTTTGTTCAATTAGACATCTCAGTGGTTGTTCACAGAAGATAAGATATAAGCTCAAGACAGATAGAGGCAGAAGAAGAAACACAAGCCATGGACCAAAAAATTGTGCTTGGGCCTGTGGCTTGAAACGTTTCAACTCCTCGTGCAAATCATCATGGTTCTGAAATAGCAGCACAAGCtgcaaaagaaaacaaaaacagGATGCAACCACAATTTAGGTATGCAAAAATCTAGTTGCATTAAGACAACCATACCCAGCGTACCTGTTGGTAGGTCTCTGGGGACTTGTGCTCCTGACCTAGAATGTCAAGCAATGATAAATATAAATGATAATCACGAGCCTGCACGACCCAATGcaagacaaaagaaaagaattagGTGGATTGAGATCCCATCATTAACTTAAGGCAAGAAATGATGTTACAACCATAAATATATTTCTACCATATATTCTACGAAAGGTATATGTGACTGTTTAATTTGAGTGTGATTGCTGGGGTTGCAACATTCTGATTTGAGTCCCTTCCACAATGGAACAATtaaggaggaaagaaagagaaaaaggtccACTTGATGGCCATTAAAATCTCGCAGCAACCCTCTCCACACACATGAGAACATCTCAGAGATTTATGTCCATAGTTAATAACCAACAGCTAACTGGTCCTTTAAGGTCCTCTAGGATAGAGAAAAGTTATAACCTGCATGTACCTTTTCTGGATCAACcagacatcaatttttttttctatggatATTACTTTTTCACCTAGAATGGTTGAAGCCAGAAATGCGTAATTTGTAGAGCTCACTGTTTCTTTCATCATTTGAATCCAATGGACTATCATAAACATTAGGTCATGTGGAGATATAAGAATAACAAAATGTTGTAACAGCAGGTGATTGCATTTGTTCTAATATTTCTTAAGATATTATGCATGCTGATGCCTATGGTTGTATGTGTACCAGGATGACATGATTCGTCCAATTCACCCAAAAAATTGGTATAACCCAATCGAACACTTTTTGTAGGAAATGCATCTGATACTTTTGTCAGACATATTAGTTTAATCTAAGTGTATGCTTTCCCCCACAATGTAGCATAGTATATGAGTACCTATTTGGATTTTATCTTTCACAAGCTCATTAATGTTTGAAAGTCAATTCATGCTAATACCAACATGGCATGATATCTGACAGCATCCTTTAAACTGACCATCCAAGTGGATTCATGTGCAAGTTTGGCTGTTTCTTAGGCCAAATAAGCTATTTCAGAATGGAGCTTTATGGAGGAAAAAAATGGAGTAAAAGAGAAGATGAACCTGGATTTTAAAAGATTAAGCTCATGTTGTTTGCATATGATTGATAACTAAAATACATAAATTCCACTGTTGGTCTCAAAACAGTAAGTAAATGTACAAGTTCCAGCAAAGAATAAGCCAGGATAACCAAGAAGTTAAATTCCGGGTTTTATTGAAGTAAAGATGCCATTTAAGATGATCAAGTTAATGAAAAGCTAAAATATATCATCTGCACAGGTCAAACATGCAACTGATAACCTTCCAGCCCCAACTATGAAGAGGTTGGGCTAAACCTGATACTATGAACCTGACGAAACAAATATGAAATTTGTCAACTTCATTAATGGTGGTGGATACTTCCAAATGAGTGAAGCAAGGAACCAATAAAAACAAATAAATCTTTGATTCTTGGTACTTCATCAAGATGCATTCATAAGTAACATGCAATATCATATTCAACTAAAGCCAAATCTCTAACAAACTGGAAGTAGCACCTGTTCAATCAAACCTTAAAATCCACTATTCAATATTCAATTCTACATTAAGTTGTCAATCTAGATTAGCTAGCAAGTTCTGAAAGGATTAGTAAAATGCTACATCAAATATCATTTTCATGACAAACTAACTATTTTTGTGCATTATAACAGAAATATGGGTCAGGTTCAAGTAATACAAAAAGTCTACATTACTTGTCATCAATGTTATCTTGAAAGAATACACCATGCAACATTCCTCAGAGTGATTTCCCTAGGAAGTGCTAATGGTTGTTGGTGCAAGTACTGCAGACCAATGTATAATACCCAAACATGCCAGCCTAATTTGCAACACTTTCATCATTCTACTTTGATCAGGCAACAAtgcaaaaaataggaaaaaaaaaagtgcaACTAGGTATTCTTAATCAACCACTTAAGCTGATGTTACTTTTTCTGCTTAATCCCCCATAAGCTTGAATTCATTTAAACTCAGCTGAAACAAGTATAGACTGCTCAGAAGAAGAATTTACCCCAAATGTTTCTTACCTTTACTTTTCTTACAAATTTGAGAGATTCCTCAAATGTGACAGGCTTCCATCTAGACATGAAGGGATTGTAGTCCAAAATAAGACTTGAATGTTGTTCAAATAACACCTTTGCTTTTGACAGAACATTGGTGATAGTCATGCTGCATACATAATGATCTAGAGGTAAGGAAAATATCTGCAAACACTTGAGAatgaaatttagaaataaattataattatataactaAAATTCTAGTTTAGAGGCCCTTGGCTTCATAACCTTCAAAGTTCAAACTGTTGATGAATCTATGCCTTTTCAGCCAAAAGCATGCCCTTTATAGCTAGAACATCAATTATTATCCACTGGTATCTCTATAATCGAAATTAAGAATGATTATTTGCTCAGGTTTTGATAATGACATAAAGAAAGAATTAGAGTATCCAGTTTcccaatcaaatcagatcaaaccaTATATTTCTATTGTGAAAGGAAACATTATATGAAGAAGTAGTATCAAGAGAACCTAAGTCACGAACTGTTTATAAATATACTGCTTGGTCCTGTTACATTGATTTAGTAGTCAAAAGTAGGAATATTTTTGTCAGACCACATAGGGTGAAAAGCAATGGCAGAAGTTCAATCCTTTTTCATTGCTTATGAACCAAAGCCATAATTAATCCTTCCTTTTGTACCAGTTACATGCATCACATGAGCTATATAATAAACATAATaagcaatcttaaatatttcactTTTTGATGGGATCACAAGTACTGATCATATGCATCTCATGGCCCAAATGAAAGTTTAGTGAAAAGAGATATATCTATAGCAGCTGAAGGGATACAAATTTCATGACAGTTTCTCCTGTTAGTCCGCAATATATAGTAGAAATATTAATAATGAAacagagaagatcaaagagagTACCCTTTCATCTTAACTTCTGAATGAAAAAgttaaatgaataaaaaatatacaaCTTTTCAAATGAGAAAGTCCATGGATATACTGAGAACTCGCTAAAGATCATATATAGGATCTGGCATGTAGGAGTGTAATCCCTCAAGCCGCAGAACAATGACACTCATTGTAGTAGGAAGCAAAAAATCTATAACTGAGTACCAATTTAGTcaggatatatccatttaaagttTACCAGTGTCCAATGAGGAGATATGGTAAAAACACTACAAGGCCATTGAATAGCTAGCTGTTTCAAGGACAGCTAAGATTGCTCCAGGAAGACAAACATATCTTACGGTCATAAGATGTGGTATCTCCTCATTCTTGCTTGCAGGATGAGTCCAGAAGAATCTTTGGATCTAATGCATCTTGTTTAAAAAAGAACAACAAGATGGTTGGTATTTAGAAGCTTGGGTTCCCTATATTTGTAGCTTTCTGAAGGAGATTTTCAGGTTTGTAGATTCTGATAAAATATTGGGTCAAATGTGTTAGTGAAATTCATAATCCTAATTGGTAAGATGATTATGTGTCTCTGTTGTAAGATGGGGAAGAACTCCTTGATCTTCAACAATAATACAGAAGAAAGCATCTTTATCCATCAATTCTTCATTTTCCCGTTCATTTCATTTTTTGCTCTTTCTTGAGTAATTATTCTATTGTTATCTGATCCCATCATATGAATTCCATGAATTTATAAATTACATTCCCTTATCATGAATGTTCACAGGATAATTAGAACATTAGCCAAAACTAGATGGTTCGCAAGAAGAATTCTTCTAAGGCATTCGTAAATCAGATTTACGGGTACCTCCTTCTCATAATTTGCAAGAGAAAtaggggaaaaaaaaaggagCAACTTAAGAATAACATATCCTAAGAATATCTGTAAAGATAGTTCATTCATACTTTCTTATCTCTCGCTTCGTTAAAACAAGGATTAAAACCACTTTCGGGATAAACATCTGGCCATGGTTCCCCCCAAAGTGTAAtgaatttcttctaatttcattcCAAAAACTAATAAAAATCAACCTTCTTGAACGGATGAATAACGATAAgcaagaaaagtaaccaaatacGTATTTTCTCGCATCAACGAAGAAATCGCAAAACATTTCCTACAAACAGCTAAAATCAAGAAATGTAAATCCTTGGAAGAAGGAATCAAGTTCTACCACCGAGAAATCTATCAAAGAACCCGGAAAGAAGAATTAAagcgaaaaataaaaagaaagaagaagaaatgggaaaagaatatgaagaagaaatGGGAAAAGAATATGCTTACGGATGAGGAGCTGGGACCAGAAGATGCCCAGGTACAggcgtggagagagagagagagagaggaaggagacaGTGCTACTCCTACCTAAAAAAAAAGGTACCAGTGCTACGACAAGGGGTTTTATAGCTTTGCCTGGGGCTGGCATCCAAGGATTCTGTGGTGAGGTTACCGCGAAGCCAGACTGTCGTGCGGTCCGAAAATTGGCTTCGGATTGGACTGGCTTTGGTTCTCTGTCGGTTACGCACGCTTCAACACCAATGTACTCGTGCTGCCCTAAACTCTAGTTAACGCTTCTCCCCAACCTCAAAAATTTTGGGTTTCACTTTTCAAGGAAAGGTTGCAAGTAATGTGCTACATAGCGGTCGTAGGTATATCGTAAGTGATGTGATACAGTGATAATCAGTACGACCATCAAGAAACTTTACCACCAAAATGATTTGGCATCATGTCTTTTTTGGTCCCTTTGGCCTATCTTTCCTTTACTTTTCGTTCACAGCCATAACATTAGATTTATCTAtcatcaaaataataatttaaaatattttattaatatataattttttatataatatttttattaatcgatgaacttatatttttattaattttcatctaatataattttttttatcttaattaaaaatatgaatatcaaAAAATCTTATTAGAGTATTAGTGAATCAAGTTTCGTaataaaatctgaatttaaatggttgaaaaaataatttatatttcttaatattttatatttaaatattaaatatttttattttttaaaaatttatattaatactATTTACATACTCTAGAAATATACAATCATTCAATGTAAAATAATTAGTACTTAACAATAGCACAACAAACAGCTACCTACATCATGTATAAGACATCAAGTATCATCTTTATCTagaactttattttttatttaaaattttatttaaaattatcatcaagatagtaataaattttttaaattagtgtcagtaaaatgataaaataatagtAACAGAATTATCTCGATCGCTTGAAACTTTCCATCCGATTGAAATAAATCTGAACTTTTTTATTTAgctactccaagcctcccaccaagTTGAGACTCCTgagaaaaataaatgaaaaaagtaaaaaaaatagaaaaaaaaaaatcaatgaaaacaaagaaaaaatgaaaaaaatgaaaaggcaAGATCTTTTTtgcattgatttaaaatttattttagtacaAACGAAATGCTATAAAAACAGTAACATAttgttaaaatataataaaaaattaataaccaAAAAAGATAATGAGATTTACAATCTTATCTGGTCAGTGCGATTAATAACTTTATTATGTTGTATTAAACCTCAATTTCATATAAGcaattctaattttttcataaattttttcaaatttttttctggcA
Protein-coding regions in this window:
- the LOC105047805 gene encoding paired amphipathic helix protein Sin3-like 2, with amino-acid sequence MTITNVLSKAKVLFEQHSSLILDYNPFMSRWKPVTFEESLKFVRKVKARDYHLYLSLLDILGQEHKSPETYQQLVLLFQNHDDLHEELKRFKPQAQAQFFGPWLVFLLLPLSVLSLYLIFCEQPLRCLIEQNANKTSLL